The DNA window GCGATGGCATCCGGCTCGGTGAGCTGTACGCGATCGAACGTGGGCCGCTGCGCATTCCGTACTGTGTGCCGGTCCCGCTGACCCGCCCGCTGTGGGTCGACACCGAATCCACCGCCGCCGCGACCCCGGTCGTCGGCGCGCTGCTCGCCCGGCTGCTCGCGGCCGATCCCGGGCGGCGCACCCTCGTCGACATGATCGATCTGACCGGGGCGTTCCACCAGCTCGTCGGCCCGCTGACGCCGGTGCTGAACGGTCCGCCGATCACCGACTTCGGCGATATCTCGGCGCGGCTGCAAGCCTTGGTCGATGCCGCCGAATTGGCCGAATTGGCTTATTCCAGCGGGAATTTCACCCCGCCGACCGAACACCGGGTACTGCTGGCCGCGGACTTCCCGCACGGGTACCAGACCGCGGACGCACACCGCATCGCGACGCTGATGTTGCGCGGCGATCTGATCGGGTTGTCCACGCTCATCGTCGGCTCCGACGAATCCGAATCCAGCGACGGCACCGTGGCGATGCTGTCGCAGTCCTGCCGGCATCTGCCGACGACGGACGGCACCCCGCTGTTCGATCCGTGGACCGGCAGCGCGTGGCAGCTGGATCTGGATCTGCTGCCGAGAGAACCGGCCAGGCAGGCGCGTTTCCTGCGCACCTCCTAGTTGGTCGCTAGCGGACCAGCGCCACCCTGGGCCGCAGCGCCTCGGGCAGCCACGGCAGTAGTGGGTCCGGTGCGCGATCGACGACGCCGCCGACCGGATCGTCGACGAAATCGCGCCGGACCAGATCCTCTTCCGGCCGGTAGATCTGCCGAATGATCAAGGCGCACAGCGCGAGTACCGCAAGGTCGCGCAGCACCACGGTCCCGGTGAACCACTGCTCGGGCAGGCCCTTGCGGTCCAGGCCGAGGTAGTAGAACATGCGCGGCACCCAGACCAGTGCGTCGATGGTCATCCACGCCAACAGGATTCGGCGATGCGGCAGCGCGAGCACGGCCAGCGGCACAAGCCATAGCGAATACTGCGGGCTCCACACCTTATTGGTGATCAGGAACGCCGCGACCACCAGGAAGCACAACTGGGTCAGCCGGGGGCGGCGCGGTGCGGTGAGCGCGATGTAGGCGATCACCGCACAGGCGGCGGCGAATACCATCAGCGACACCAGGTTCAGGATGGTCGGCTGGTCGCTGTGACCGATATGGCCGTCGAAACCGGCCCAGCCGGTGAACGAGGTGATGACGTTGTAGATGGAGTCCGGGTCGGCGTTGCGGGTGGTGTTGAGCCGGAAGAACTCTCGCCAGCCGTTCGGATACAGCAGCGCGATCGGTAGATTCACCACCAGCCAGGTGCCGGCCGCCGCCGCGACGGTGAGCGCCGCCGCGCCGAGCGGCCGGGCGCTGAGAAACTGGATGCGATACGGGGTTTCGCGCAGCCAGGTCACCGCGGTGCGCCAGCTGTCGATATCGCTGAGCCGGAGCCCGAGCCGCGCGCTCGGCACCCGCTGCAGTGGGTCGGCGCGCAGGCACAGCACCACGATCGGCCCGAGCAGCAGCAGCGGATACAGCTTGGCCGCACCGCCGAGCCCGAGCAGCAGACCCGCGAGCACCGGTCGTCGGCGTGCCCAGGCGAGCAGGCCGGTCGCGGCGAAAGCCGTTGCGAGCGCGTCGAAGTTGGTGAAAATGTGCACGATCACCAGTGGCGAACAGGCGACCATCGCGGCATCCCAGATCCGGCGTCCCGCCAGCTGCGCCGAGGCCCACACCGTGACCAGCCAGGCGAAGGCCAGGCCGACCGCGACCACATTGAAATAGATGACGACCTGCAGCGCGCCCGGCAGTGGCGAGGCGTCCCAGGTCTTGGCGACCTGCATCGCCGCGTACTGATACAGCCCGGAGAGCACCGGATACTCCATGTACCTGGTCTCCCGGCCGCCGTCCGGGGTCTGCTCGGTCCATTGCTTCTTGTACGGGAACGCGCCTTCGTTCAGGCGTTCCGCGCCGTAGAGCGGCACCGTATCCGAGTAGCACATGGCAACGTACTGACGGCCGTTGTTCCAGTCCAGGGAGATCGAACCGTCGGCGCCGGTGGTCTGCTGGATGCAGCCCGCCTTGCTTGCCCAGCCGAGCGCGAGGAAGACCAGCGCGAAGGCGAGCAGCACCCGCATCGGCGTCCAGAACCGCACCCGGCCGATGAGCGCGTGGTCACCGACCGGTCCGCCGATTACGGTGCTCAGCTGCGCCGTCATGGAGTCGTTGCGGCTCGGCCGATCCCGGCCGTCGGCCGAGCGTAGATCCGGTGCGAGCGGCGCGGGCGCGATGGTATGCGCCGCGCCGCGCGGGAGGTCCGGCGCGGGGTCGTGGCCCGCGACGGACTGCGTTGCACCGGACGGTATCCCGTTCGGCCGCGGTGCGCTCCCGTTCGTCCGCTCGTCCACGAGATGGTGTTCGGTCACGGCACCCGAGGCTACCGGCTACGTGTCGGTTGGCTGCCGTTGCCGTTCCCTGTACCACTGGGTTGGGGTGACCCGGTTGTCGTCGACATCGAGCCATCGGAGTTCGCCGTCGGCTGCCCGGGCAGTGGCGTCGACTCCGGCTGCTGTTGTTGCTGCGGCTGGCGCTGCTGCGTTTGCGGTTGCACGCCCGGAACCTGGATCGGCCCGAACGGGGTGTCGA is part of the Nocardia sp. NBC_00565 genome and encodes:
- a CDS encoding glycosyltransferase family 87 protein; this encodes MAPAPLAPDLRSADGRDRPSRNDSMTAQLSTVIGGPVGDHALIGRVRFWTPMRVLLAFALVFLALGWASKAGCIQQTTGADGSISLDWNNGRQYVAMCYSDTVPLYGAERLNEGAFPYKKQWTEQTPDGGRETRYMEYPVLSGLYQYAAMQVAKTWDASPLPGALQVVIYFNVVAVGLAFAWLVTVWASAQLAGRRIWDAAMVACSPLVIVHIFTNFDALATAFAATGLLAWARRRPVLAGLLLGLGGAAKLYPLLLLGPIVVLCLRADPLQRVPSARLGLRLSDIDSWRTAVTWLRETPYRIQFLSARPLGAAALTVAAAAGTWLVVNLPIALLYPNGWREFFRLNTTRNADPDSIYNVITSFTGWAGFDGHIGHSDQPTILNLVSLMVFAAACAVIAYIALTAPRRPRLTQLCFLVVAAFLITNKVWSPQYSLWLVPLAVLALPHRRILLAWMTIDALVWVPRMFYYLGLDRKGLPEQWFTGTVVLRDLAVLALCALIIRQIYRPEEDLVRRDFVDDPVGGVVDRAPDPLLPWLPEALRPRVALVR